Within the Catalinimonas niigatensis genome, the region TATGGCAATCTCGCAAAAAAATGGTTGAGTACGCTTATCAGGGCAAAAAACACCAGGAAATGATTCGCAAAACAAAGGAACTTCAGTGGTATACAGAAGAAATGTTTGTAGAATTTATCCTTCTTAAAATTGATCATCAATGGCCGGGATTCAACTTTAAGGGAAATGCGAAAGTTGTACATACTAAATGATTGTCTTCCTTATTCATTTTTGAGTAAATTGAATTGCTTCTATAGGTCGTGCTATCTGAATAAAGGACATATATTGTACTTGAGGTTATTCTACAATGATTTTATTGATCAGAGTAAGGAAAGTATACAGTAAGCCAGGCTGTCAATTTGCCTTAGCCAAAATCACTATACATAAAGGTAGAAAATGGGATTGAAGGTGAAAAAGTTAGCTGTCAAACCATTGTTCAAAATCATACTACTTTATTAATATATCAATATTTTGCTTGAAGATTTTCTTTCCTTTGTTGTCGATCACAGGCGTGAAATTTTGGAACAGACATTGGAACATATCTGGATTACCCTGATTTCATTAGCGATTGCAACGGTGGTAGGTATTTCAGCAGGAATACTAATTACACGTTATCAACGCATCTCCAAACCCATTCTAGGTTTTGTTAATATCATACAAACTGTCCCTAGCATTGCACTCTTAGGATTTCTTCTTCCTTTTTTTGGAATTGGAGTTACTCCAGCGATCATTGCTCTTTTTCTTTATGCTTTGTTACCTATTGTAAGAAATACCTATGCAGGTATAGAAGGAGTAGATAGTGCTGTAATTGAGGCTGCAAGAGGTTTGGGCATGAGCAACCGTCAGATTTTAAGGCGCGTGGAATTACCATTGGCTACACCTGTAATATTTGCTGGAGTTCGCACAGCTATGATAATTAATATTGGTGTAGCAACCCTTTGTGCATTAATTGCTGCCGGTGGCTTAGGAGAGTATATTTTTCGTGGCATTGCAGTAAACAATGTAAATATGATTTTGGCTGGAGCTATTCCTGCTTCATTATTGGCTATTTTGTTTGACACTATTTTAGGCTTAATACAGCAGCATATTCAAAAGTTAATTCGTCCTTTACTGCTCGTCAGCACTTTTGCTTGTCTGTTCCTGATAAGCTACCAACTTCTGCTACCTTTCTTTAGCCCGAAACCCACGGAGTTTATAGCAGGCTTTAATTCTGAATTTATGGAAAGAGCCGATGGTTATCCCGGACTTCGAGAAGAGTATGGATTTTCAATGGAGGCGGTAGAAATGGAGATTGGATTAATGTACGAGGCTTTAAGAAGTGGAAAGGTAAATGTAATCAGCGGCTTTTCTACCGATGGAAGAATCGCTGCCTATGATCTGAAAGTTTTGGAAGATAATAAAAATTATTTTCCTCCCTACTATGCAGCTCCGCTGATAAGCACTGAAACACTCAAAAAGCATCCTCAATTGAGA harbors:
- a CDS encoding ABC transporter permease/substrate-binding protein; translation: MLEDFLSFVVDHRREILEQTLEHIWITLISLAIATVVGISAGILITRYQRISKPILGFVNIIQTVPSIALLGFLLPFFGIGVTPAIIALFLYALLPIVRNTYAGIEGVDSAVIEAARGLGMSNRQILRRVELPLATPVIFAGVRTAMIINIGVATLCALIAAGGLGEYIFRGIAVNNVNMILAGAIPASLLAILFDTILGLIQQHIQKLIRPLLLVSTFACLFLISYQLLLPFFSPKPTEFIAGFNSEFMERADGYPGLREEYGFSMEAVEMEIGLMYEALRSGKVNVISGFSTDGRIAAYDLKVLEDNKNYFPPYYAAPLISTETLKKHPQLRDIFEKLEGLISAEEMMKMNYEVDQEKKFPREVARTFLKQAGFTLVSKKNGNAVIVVGSKNFTENFILAEMFTAVIESNSSLVVELKQGFGGTKLLMDAIISGAVDIYPEYTGTGLLVLLQPPAQVVDSLIDNKEKVYQYVQMESEKRFGLTWLQPLGFNNTTALMMRKEDAQVLGIRSIQDLKTYILSLQK